In one window of Pseudobdellovibrionaceae bacterium DNA:
- the phnE gene encoding phosphonate ABC transporter, permease protein PhnE: MAMALYFLAANVLSYLWARSSRSIGGLIVHRTNPILKNLPAEPGSAGWYKSVSGGFAFALLILTVYLGVSLIDINLYTLFDKQGLQGAQRIFSALMNPNLSIIDVVLAAMVETIFIALMATALAIPIAFLLSFFMARNLMKYSRTAVGVYTFLRFLANFARSVEPLIWAIIFSVWVGIGPFAGMLALMIHSIAALTKLYSEQIENIDRGPIEAIEATGANRIQVVWYAVVPQIVLPYLSFTIYRWDINIRMATIIGLVGGGGIGTLLMQYQGIAKWNEVGTIVITIAAVVWVMDYLSARIREAIY, translated from the coding sequence ATGGCCATGGCATTGTATTTTCTGGCCGCCAATGTACTTAGTTATCTCTGGGCTCGATCTTCTCGTTCAATTGGCGGATTGATCGTCCATCGGACCAACCCCATCCTTAAAAATTTACCTGCCGAACCCGGCTCGGCCGGCTGGTATAAGTCCGTTTCTGGTGGCTTTGCCTTTGCCCTTCTCATATTAACTGTTTATTTGGGCGTGAGCCTGATTGATATTAACCTCTACACCTTATTTGATAAGCAGGGTTTGCAAGGCGCACAGCGAATTTTTAGCGCCCTTATGAACCCGAATTTATCCATTATCGATGTGGTGCTTGCCGCGATGGTTGAGACTATCTTTATCGCCCTGATGGCTACCGCACTGGCCATACCCATTGCATTTTTACTGAGCTTTTTTATGGCTCGCAACTTAATGAAGTACAGTCGCACTGCCGTTGGTGTTTATACTTTCTTGCGATTTCTTGCTAACTTTGCACGATCGGTGGAACCACTGATTTGGGCCATTATATTTTCGGTGTGGGTGGGTATCGGGCCGTTTGCCGGCATGCTTGCCCTAATGATTCACTCCATTGCCGCGCTGACAAAGCTGTACTCGGAACAGATTGAAAACATCGACCGCGGACCCATTGAAGCCATTGAGGCCACGGGCGCAAATCGCATTCAAGTAGTTTGGTATGCGGTGGTCCCACAAATAGTTCTCCCCTACCTTTCTTTTACTATTTATCGCTGGGACATTAATATTCGCATGGCCACCATTATCGGTCTTGTTGGTGGCGGCGGCATCGGCACTCTACTCATGCAATACCAGGGGATTGCGAAGTGGAACGAAGTGGGAACCATAGTTATCACTATTGCGGCTGTGGTTTGGGTAATGGATTATCTCAGTGCCCGAATTCGTGAAGCCATTTACTAG
- the phnC gene encoding phosphonate ABC transporter ATP-binding protein yields MPILEVRNLNKVYDNGVHALKDVSFTVEEGEFLGVIGLSGSGKSTLLRCINRLIEPTSGEIIINGQDITKLNYSQLRQARTQVGMIFQSFNLIRRKSVLVNTLSGKLGRKGLWSSIMGYWSEDERKQALEFLKVVGLQQKANNRADELSGGQQQRVAIARALMQDPKILLADEPVASLDPATSHTVMDHLEAANKQFGKTILCNLHFLSLVRQYTPRVIALKGGEVVYRGTSKEIDEAWFTKIYGDDAKEVLIK; encoded by the coding sequence ATGCCTATTCTAGAAGTTAGAAATCTAAATAAAGTTTATGATAATGGTGTGCACGCCCTTAAAGATGTTTCCTTCACTGTTGAAGAAGGTGAATTTCTTGGCGTGATTGGTTTGAGTGGATCTGGAAAATCGACACTACTTAGGTGCATCAATCGACTGATTGAACCCACCAGTGGTGAAATCATTATTAATGGCCAGGACATCACAAAGCTCAACTATTCTCAACTGCGGCAAGCGCGCACCCAAGTGGGAATGATCTTTCAGAGCTTCAACCTCATCCGCAGAAAATCGGTTCTTGTAAACACGCTCTCCGGAAAACTGGGTCGAAAAGGTCTGTGGTCCAGCATTATGGGTTATTGGTCAGAGGATGAACGAAAACAGGCCCTTGAGTTTTTAAAAGTGGTTGGGCTGCAGCAAAAAGCCAACAATCGCGCTGACGAACTCAGCGGTGGCCAACAGCAACGCGTGGCTATTGCCAGAGCGTTAATGCAGGACCCTAAAATACTATTAGCTGATGAGCCCGTGGCCAGTCTTGACCCGGCAACATCTCACACAGTGATGGATCACTTAGAAGCTGCCAACAAACAGTTTGGCAAAACCATTCTCTGTAACTTGCACTTTTTAAGCCTTGTTCGCCAATACACACCTCGTGTGATTGCATTAAAAGGCGGCGAAGTTGTCTACCGGGGCACTTCTAAAGAAATTGATGAAGCTTGGTTTACAAAAATTTACGGTGATGACGCAAAAGAGGTTTTAATTAAATGA
- a CDS encoding peptidylprolyl isomerase, whose amino-acid sequence MKATKGMVVTMDYTLTNDQGEVLDSSKGREPLPYLHGHRNIITGLEKVIEGKAKGDQLNVKVAPAEGYGERDESLVQVVPKSEFEGAGELEVGMQFQTHTQDGLQIFQIVKIAGEDVTVDGNHPLAGESLHFEVTITDVREATPEELSHGHVHGPGGHHH is encoded by the coding sequence ATGAAAGCAACAAAAGGCATGGTAGTGACAATGGACTACACTCTGACAAATGATCAGGGCGAGGTGCTTGACTCATCAAAAGGACGTGAACCACTTCCCTACTTGCATGGCCACCGAAATATTATCACTGGTCTTGAAAAAGTAATCGAAGGTAAAGCTAAGGGCGATCAACTCAATGTGAAAGTGGCACCGGCTGAAGGCTATGGTGAGCGAGACGAATCATTAGTGCAGGTTGTTCCTAAAAGCGAATTTGAAGGCGCTGGTGAGCTCGAAGTCGGTATGCAGTTTCAAACTCATACACAAGACGGGCTTCAGATTTTTCAAATCGTGAAGATTGCTGGCGAAGATGTCACCGTCGATGGCAATCATCCGCTGGCTGGTGAAAGTCTCCACTTTGAAGTGACGATCACCGATGTTCGCGAAGCCACACCTGAAGAGTTGTCACACGGCCATGTCCACGGACCTGGTGGCCACCACCATTAA
- a CDS encoding phosphate/phosphite/phosphonate ABC transporter substrate-binding protein, protein MKITRRIALSLLALVALSTAGCKQPEVGSKNRPFTMYFIPSIDAQTLATTTEGLVKHVQKSVSQKLYGSDEGFYVKSSIPTSYIAVVEAFGTGRADFAAFNTFSYILAKDIKKYPLEAILTVVHGNGETTYKGQIIARADSGINTLEDLKGKKFAFTDPASTSGYILPSQLLKKQGIELGDTVFAQKHDNVVTMVYQKQVDAGATYYSAPKMFEENGKKELKIQDARNRVLTQFPDVEDVVKIVGFTQEIPNEPWVIRQKMYEDPARDKQVREAVQSALLDFIKTPEGKKIMTETYNVYGLVPVSDANYDEIRKIITSSELNLEDVITKK, encoded by the coding sequence ATGAAAATAACCCGTCGAATCGCTCTGTCGCTGCTGGCACTTGTCGCCTTGTCCACGGCTGGATGTAAGCAACCTGAAGTGGGCTCTAAAAATCGTCCGTTCACGATGTATTTCATCCCCTCCATTGACGCTCAAACATTGGCCACTACAACTGAGGGACTGGTTAAGCATGTGCAAAAATCTGTGTCGCAAAAACTTTATGGGAGTGACGAAGGTTTCTACGTAAAAAGCTCCATTCCAACTAGCTATATTGCCGTAGTTGAAGCTTTCGGAACTGGCAGAGCGGATTTTGCCGCCTTTAATACATTCAGCTACATATTGGCAAAAGACATTAAAAAATACCCATTGGAAGCCATCTTAACCGTTGTACATGGAAATGGCGAAACCACTTACAAAGGTCAAATCATTGCCCGCGCAGACAGTGGAATCAACACATTGGAAGATCTAAAAGGCAAAAAATTTGCCTTCACTGACCCGGCCTCTACCTCCGGCTACATATTGCCCTCGCAGCTGTTAAAAAAACAGGGCATTGAGCTTGGAGATACTGTGTTTGCGCAAAAACACGACAACGTGGTGACCATGGTTTATCAAAAACAAGTGGATGCCGGCGCCACTTATTATTCGGCACCGAAAATGTTTGAAGAAAATGGCAAAAAAGAACTGAAAATCCAAGATGCTCGCAACCGTGTTCTTACCCAGTTCCCCGATGTGGAAGACGTAGTTAAGATTGTGGGTTTTACTCAAGAAATCCCCAACGAACCCTGGGTGATTCGACAAAAAATGTATGAAGATCCCGCTCGAGACAAACAGGTTCGTGAAGCCGTACAGAGCGCCTTACTTGATTTCATTAAAACGCCCGAGGGCAAAAAAATCATGACTGAAACGTACAATGTGTATGGCTTGGTTCCCGTATCGGATGCTAACTATGATGAAATCCGAAAAATCATCACTTCTTCTGAACTCAATCTTGAAGATGTAATCACGAAAAAGTAG
- a CDS encoding GNAT family N-acetyltransferase, protein MNLAKKLAHATTAPLRSRAFVDLRIKLLHLKINKFQPKIRFQIDLGQYLVKTAETVEELHKVLRLRHQVFIEEGLGLNRIGGVDFDRYDLLGDHILLIKKDDNEVIGTYRLVCSLFSNKFYSENEFDLDSFFSVPGVKLELGRACIHPDHRTGAAIHLVWKGMGRYAKLVGADYLFGCTSLYTTNFGEANAVLNSFKPDSYSDEHHIRPIGIYRFQNRNSAIVSAERALELTPPLLRSYINAGAKIYGEPALDEDFNCSDVLTILDMSQLSEKHAKKYVEQGS, encoded by the coding sequence ATGAATCTTGCAAAAAAATTGGCACATGCCACGACAGCGCCGTTGCGCTCGCGGGCATTTGTCGATCTCCGTATAAAACTGCTTCACCTTAAGATTAACAAGTTTCAGCCGAAAATTCGGTTTCAGATTGATTTAGGTCAATACCTTGTAAAAACCGCTGAGACGGTGGAGGAGCTGCACAAGGTCCTTCGCCTTCGGCATCAGGTTTTTATCGAAGAAGGATTAGGGCTTAATCGAATCGGCGGAGTGGACTTTGATCGCTATGACTTGCTGGGCGATCATATATTGTTGATCAAAAAAGACGATAATGAAGTCATAGGTACATACCGATTGGTTTGCTCGCTGTTTTCAAATAAATTTTATTCTGAAAATGAATTTGATTTGGATTCTTTTTTCAGTGTGCCTGGTGTGAAATTAGAATTGGGTCGAGCTTGTATTCACCCGGATCATCGCACGGGTGCCGCCATTCACTTGGTCTGGAAGGGGATGGGTCGTTACGCAAAACTAGTTGGGGCTGATTACTTGTTTGGATGTACTAGTTTGTACACCACCAATTTTGGCGAAGCCAACGCTGTATTAAACTCGTTTAAGCCCGATTCCTATTCTGACGAACACCACATTCGGCCCATAGGAATTTATCGATTTCAGAACCGAAATTCGGCGATAGTTTCAGCTGAGCGAGCGTTAGAACTTACGCCACCGCTTTTGCGTTCCTATATTAATGCAGGGGCGAAGATTTACGGAGAACCAGCACTGGATGAAGACTTCAATTGCAGCGATGTCTTAACAATCCTTGATATGAGTCAACTGTCCGAAAAACATGCAAAAAAATATGTGGAACAAGGGTCATGA
- a CDS encoding M20/M25/M40 family metallo-hydrolase, translating to MKKLFRNLAIAISALVVIVLFRTFTVPSLQVRGTESPQPALDDVTIFHRLSEAIKSGHDLDRFRAEIKREYADVFSHLDHHLVNEQSLVMKWSGTSTEERPVLLLAHQDVVPVGDAKKWEHPPFSGADADGFIWGRGTLDDRSTLLAQLEAIRLLLKEGRRPRRSIYLAYGHDEESGGSDGAAKIAEEFQTQGIHFDWVLDEGLFIFSHLMASVPKPVALVGVAEKGYVELELKALGKPGHSSMPGAENAILVLSEAHLRLNDGSFSRRITAPILDMTRYLASEADFTAKMAFANMWLFSPLVKRILKSDPSTNALIQTTMAPTMVNGGVAPNVIPDTVTAVLNLRILPGETIESVASRVRETISDERVTVSVREKAVEPSPISSADSEGFRHIQASVSQIFSGTLTAPSLLIAATDARHYQPVADDIYRFMPVALERADYGRFHGHNERISKEAYKNMIRFYRHLLLTSAFEQGN from the coding sequence ATGAAAAAACTTTTTCGAAATTTAGCCATCGCGATTTCGGCCCTCGTGGTCATCGTTTTATTTAGAACTTTCACCGTGCCTAGTTTGCAAGTGAGGGGTACCGAGTCACCGCAACCTGCCTTGGATGATGTCACAATTTTTCATCGTCTTTCAGAGGCCATAAAGTCAGGCCATGATCTTGATCGATTTCGTGCAGAAATAAAACGGGAGTACGCCGATGTTTTTTCTCATCTCGACCATCATCTTGTGAACGAACAAAGTTTAGTTATGAAATGGTCGGGCACCTCAACTGAGGAGCGCCCCGTCCTTTTGCTAGCTCATCAAGATGTGGTTCCGGTGGGCGATGCGAAGAAGTGGGAGCATCCGCCTTTTTCAGGAGCTGATGCTGATGGATTTATTTGGGGGCGTGGCACACTTGATGACCGAAGCACGCTACTTGCGCAACTGGAGGCCATTCGTCTTTTGTTGAAAGAGGGGCGACGTCCCCGGCGAAGTATATATCTCGCCTATGGTCACGATGAAGAGTCGGGCGGATCAGATGGAGCCGCAAAAATAGCTGAAGAGTTTCAAACCCAGGGAATTCACTTCGACTGGGTTCTCGACGAGGGACTGTTTATATTTAGCCACCTCATGGCCAGTGTACCGAAGCCGGTGGCACTTGTGGGTGTCGCTGAAAAAGGCTACGTGGAACTTGAATTAAAGGCTTTGGGAAAACCGGGGCACAGCTCTATGCCTGGAGCGGAAAATGCCATACTTGTGCTCAGTGAGGCGCATCTTCGCCTTAATGACGGATCATTTTCAAGGCGAATCACCGCACCCATTTTAGATATGACACGATACTTGGCATCTGAAGCCGATTTTACGGCGAAGATGGCCTTTGCAAACATGTGGTTATTTTCACCGCTTGTTAAGCGAATTTTAAAAAGTGATCCAAGTACAAATGCGTTGATTCAAACCACAATGGCCCCAACCATGGTGAACGGAGGTGTAGCTCCCAATGTTATCCCTGACACGGTCACTGCGGTATTGAATCTTCGAATCCTACCTGGTGAAACCATTGAAAGTGTGGCCAGCCGTGTTCGGGAAACCATCAGCGATGAGCGAGTTACGGTTTCGGTGCGAGAGAAGGCCGTAGAGCCCTCGCCCATTTCAAGCGCTGACAGCGAGGGATTTCGTCATATCCAGGCATCGGTCTCGCAGATTTTCTCAGGCACATTGACGGCGCCGAGTCTGCTCATTGCAGCCACAGATGCCCGCCACTATCAACCTGTGGCCGACGACATTTATAGGTTTATGCCTGTGGCCCTAGAGCGAGCGGACTATGGGCGTTTTCATGGGCACAATGAGCGAATCAGCAAAGAGGCCTACAAAAATATGATCCGCTTTTATCGACATTTGTTGCTCACCTCGGCCTTTGAACAGGGAAACTAG
- a CDS encoding PHB depolymerase family esterase: MKTSSFINSTVLVFLLLLSKLALAETLLTLPSPFEDGKTYPLLVVLHGCNQTADEFRSVTEFDQLAQSHGFIVMYPEQKLIRNIKRCWNWFLPQNQSADGIETKEIMATIQAVKENYPIDSENVFVAGLSAGGSMAGLLAKCYPGEFRAAAIHSSPSPLRARGAMEALKLMKDGPAEFPRYEKICQHGTPLPIMVIHGTADDRVAPSNAPSVLEDLGTGDTRSRLVMVGGLGHEWSGGAPGHKYSAPNGPKANELIWRFFSRQMNR; the protein is encoded by the coding sequence ATGAAAACTTCAAGTTTTATAAATTCAACAGTGTTAGTTTTTCTATTGTTATTATCAAAGTTAGCATTGGCTGAGACCCTTTTAACACTTCCCAGCCCTTTTGAGGACGGCAAGACCTACCCCCTTTTGGTCGTGTTACATGGCTGCAATCAGACGGCTGATGAATTTCGTAGTGTGACAGAGTTTGATCAATTGGCGCAATCACACGGATTTATAGTGATGTACCCAGAACAAAAGCTCATCCGAAATATTAAAAGATGCTGGAACTGGTTTTTACCGCAAAACCAATCGGCCGACGGCATTGAGACAAAAGAGATTATGGCCACCATCCAAGCCGTGAAAGAAAACTACCCCATCGACTCTGAAAATGTTTTTGTAGCTGGCCTATCCGCCGGCGGATCAATGGCTGGGCTACTCGCCAAGTGCTACCCAGGAGAATTTAGGGCGGCAGCCATTCATTCGAGCCCCTCACCATTGCGAGCTCGGGGCGCCATGGAAGCCTTGAAGCTCATGAAAGACGGCCCCGCCGAATTTCCTCGCTATGAAAAAATCTGCCAACACGGCACGCCTCTTCCTATCATGGTTATTCATGGAACCGCTGACGACCGAGTGGCGCCCAGCAATGCTCCATCTGTTCTTGAGGATCTCGGCACAGGCGATACCCGCTCCCGCTTAGTTATGGTTGGGGGCTTGGGCCACGAATGGTCTGGAGGAGCTCCAGGACATAAGTATTCTGCCCCCAATGGACCGAAAGCCAATGAGCTGATATGGCGCTTTTTTAGCCGGCAAATGAATCGATAA
- a CDS encoding HAD family hydrolase, whose translation MTFTMNLVGIDESSKQILEHVEPYEHIIWDWNGTLLNDAHIAVEVVGELLEEHGLPSIDLTQYRDLFGFPVKDSYEVLGFDFSEISFEELSDRFMDRYHQRSKDHAQPFLGIEAILKSIAENKQQSILSAAAQWHLDELTRHFSLHHHFHNIYGLSDHYAHSKVERGRELVAGSTVPREKTILIGDTDHDWHVAEAVGIDVLLIADGHQSYERLIAAHSNVLASRFK comes from the coding sequence ATGACCTTCACTATGAATCTCGTGGGGATTGACGAATCGTCAAAGCAAATTTTAGAACATGTAGAACCTTATGAACATATCATTTGGGATTGGAATGGCACTCTTTTGAACGATGCTCATATCGCGGTTGAAGTGGTGGGAGAGCTATTAGAAGAGCACGGTCTGCCAAGCATTGATCTGACACAATATCGGGATCTTTTTGGCTTTCCCGTTAAAGATAGCTACGAGGTATTAGGGTTTGATTTTTCTGAAATCAGTTTTGAGGAACTGAGCGATCGATTTATGGATCGCTATCATCAGCGTTCAAAAGATCATGCTCAGCCCTTTTTAGGAATTGAGGCCATACTCAAATCTATTGCTGAGAATAAACAACAATCTATTCTTTCAGCAGCGGCTCAGTGGCATCTTGACGAGTTAACGAGACACTTTTCACTACATCATCATTTTCACAATATTTATGGATTGTCGGATCACTACGCTCATAGCAAAGTCGAGCGAGGTCGAGAACTGGTGGCGGGATCAACTGTGCCCCGTGAAAAAACCATTTTGATCGGTGATACGGACCACGACTGGCATGTGGCCGAAGCGGTAGGGATAGATGTTTTGTTGATTGCCGATGGACACCAATCCTATGAGCGGCTGATTGCCGCTCACTCTAACGTACTGGCAAGTCGATTTAAGTAA
- a CDS encoding phosphotransferase, whose amino-acid sequence MLIGDFHIHSSFSDGRLSISELVDFYGSRGFGAIAITDHLCEERTLLGKAASYLEKTLSEQTFPLYLEEIQEQAERAWVKYKMVLIPGVEFTKNSFAHKDSAHFLGLGISEFIDPDQDVVDITRQIREQGGIAIAAHPVSTRRFEPQTYYLWHNRHELQPEFDAWEVASGPHLFDEVIESRMPFIANSDLHHPLQVDSWKTVVHAPRHPGAILQAIKQQRVDVRFYKDAKL is encoded by the coding sequence ATGCTTATTGGCGACTTTCATATTCACTCCTCATTCAGTGACGGCCGGCTGTCGATTTCGGAGCTGGTGGATTTTTATGGGAGCCGGGGATTTGGTGCCATCGCGATCACAGATCATTTGTGCGAGGAGCGCACGTTGCTTGGCAAGGCGGCGAGTTATTTGGAAAAAACCCTGTCAGAGCAGACATTTCCACTTTATCTCGAAGAGATTCAAGAGCAGGCCGAACGGGCTTGGGTGAAGTATAAAATGGTGTTAATTCCTGGTGTCGAATTCACCAAGAACTCCTTTGCCCATAAGGATTCTGCGCATTTTTTGGGACTGGGCATTAGTGAGTTCATTGACCCCGATCAGGATGTGGTAGATATTACAAGGCAGATTAGGGAGCAGGGGGGGATTGCCATAGCAGCACATCCCGTATCCACTCGTCGCTTTGAGCCACAGACCTATTATTTGTGGCACAACCGACACGAGCTTCAACCTGAGTTTGACGCCTGGGAAGTGGCCAGTGGACCCCACCTATTTGATGAGGTAATTGAAAGTCGTATGCCATTTATAGCAAACAGTGACTTACATCATCCCCTTCAGGTGGATTCATGGAAAACAGTGGTGCATGCGCCACGCCACCCGGGAGCCATTCTTCAGGCGATCAAGCAGCAGCGTGTTGATGTAAGGTTCTATAAGGATGCCAAGTTATGA
- a CDS encoding permease, giving the protein MKAPIYFLRIVVRGGPLSSCCDEPKSAENVESCHPKKRLDYLFWSTGAVVAISVFLKWFFWPSIEGVPYLSSFVQTGSELMHHMWWGLVASIAFVGVLSQVPREFVMAILGDGNGLKGILRATLAGMLLDLCSHGILIVGMKLYERGASLGQLMAFLIASPWNSLSLTIILVALIGLKWTLVFIVLSGVVAIITGLIFESMSKKGILAKNPNRFDLPEGFRFFPEAKRGLSRVKFDLAFFKNLVVHGIADSRIVLRWVFLGVVIASAMRAFLTTDDMQTYFGPSLMGLALTLVAATIIEVCSEGTAPIAAEILRTAGAPGNAFVFLMTGVATDYTEIMVIKDATKSWKIALFLPLVTVPQVIVLGYIINNM; this is encoded by the coding sequence ATGAAGGCGCCCATATACTTCTTAAGAATCGTAGTACGAGGAGGTCCTTTGTCAAGCTGTTGTGATGAACCCAAATCTGCCGAGAATGTTGAGAGTTGCCACCCCAAAAAGCGTCTGGACTATTTGTTTTGGTCGACGGGGGCAGTGGTTGCTATTTCAGTGTTTTTGAAGTGGTTTTTCTGGCCTAGCATTGAGGGTGTTCCTTATTTAAGTTCTTTTGTGCAAACGGGATCAGAGCTGATGCATCACATGTGGTGGGGTCTAGTGGCATCCATCGCCTTTGTTGGAGTTCTGAGTCAGGTCCCACGAGAATTTGTTATGGCCATACTCGGAGACGGAAATGGTTTAAAGGGAATACTTCGCGCCACTCTGGCCGGAATGCTGTTGGACTTGTGCTCTCACGGGATATTGATCGTGGGGATGAAGCTTTATGAGCGGGGAGCTAGTCTTGGTCAGTTGATGGCATTTCTTATTGCAAGCCCCTGGAACTCGCTATCTTTGACTATTATTTTAGTGGCGTTAATTGGTTTAAAGTGGACCCTTGTATTTATTGTACTGTCGGGAGTGGTAGCAATCATTACGGGTCTCATATTTGAGAGTATGTCGAAAAAAGGCATTCTTGCCAAAAACCCGAACCGATTTGATTTGCCTGAAGGCTTTCGGTTTTTTCCTGAAGCAAAAAGAGGACTGTCTCGGGTAAAGTTTGATTTGGCTTTTTTTAAAAATCTCGTGGTCCACGGAATTGCCGATTCGAGAATTGTTTTGCGGTGGGTGTTTTTGGGCGTGGTGATTGCCAGTGCGATGCGAGCCTTTTTAACCACAGATGATATGCAAACTTATTTTGGACCATCGCTGATGGGTTTGGCATTAACTTTGGTAGCTGCCACGATAATTGAGGTTTGCTCGGAGGGAACGGCCCCCATTGCAGCCGAAATATTGCGAACGGCTGGAGCTCCAGGAAATGCCTTTGTGTTCTTAATGACCGGAGTGGCGACAGATTACACTGAAATTATGGTCATTAAAGATGCAACAAAATCCTGGAAGATTGCTTTGTTTTTGCCGTTAGTGACAGTGCCCCAGGTGATTGTGTTGGGCTACATAATTAACAACATGTAG